CGTGGTGCAGTCGCGCATCCGCGAACTCAGCGGGCAGATCCAGATCCAGTCCGAACTGGGCCGCGGCAGCCGCTTCCTGATCCGCGTGCCGCTGACCCTGGCGATCCTGCCGACCCTGCTGGTGCAGGCCGGCGACACCGTCTACGCGCTGCCGCTGGCGCGCGTGGTGGAAGTGCTGCACGCGCCGAGCCGCTCGCTGGGCTGGTTCGACGGCCGCGCCGTGCTCGACCGGCAATCGCACACGCTGCCGCTGGTGGACCTGCGCCAGTGGCTGAACATCGAAGCGCCGCAGCTGCCGCTGCTGACCGTGGTGGTGCTGCAGGCCGGCGAATCGCGCATGGGCCTGATCGTGGACCAGGTCCGCGGCCGCGAGGAAGTGGTGATCAAGCCGCTGCCGCGCGCCCTGCGCGGCCTGCCCGGCTACGCCGGCGCGACCCTGATCGGCGACGGCCGGCTGGCGCTGATCCTGGATGTGGACGGCCTGAAGAGCTGAGGGGCCGGGATTCGGGAGTGGGGAGCGGGGATTCGCAAGGGCGGTCCCGGTGCGGAGCGTTTGCGTGGCGATCCGATGCCCGAAGTGCCATGGACGTGGCGGCAAGTTCAGTGGCTGTCTCGGTCGCGCTTTGCTGTAGGAGCGGCTTCAGCCGCGACGCCTTATCGGCAAGGCGTCGCGGCTGAAGCCGCTCCTACAGAAGGCAGCGCATTCGCCGATCTGCGGCTCGGCAGCCGACGGCCAGCCGCCTCGAATCCCAATCCCGAATCCCCAATCCCCAATCCCGGCCCCATCAAGTCCCTCCCCGCGCTGCCGATAGTTCCTGCATGGACAAACTCAGTCTCATTGGCTTGCTGTTGGCGATCGCCTCGCTGGTCGGCGGCAGCATCCTCAAGGGCGCCGGCATCTCGGCGCTGTGGTCGCCGGCCGCGTTCGTGATCGTGATCGTCGGCACCGTGGCCGCGATCCTGGTGCATACGCCGCCGGCGGTGTTCAAGCGCGCGTTCCAGATCGCCAAGTGGATCCTGCATCCGCCGGCCAGCGACCGGCAGGCGCTGCTGCAGCAGATCGTGGAGTGGAGCAACATCGCCCGCCGCCAGGGCCTGCTCGGCCTGGAGAACCAGGTCCAGCACCAGAGCGACCCGTTCGTGCGCAAGGGCCTGCAGATGCTGGTGGACGGCGTGGAGCCGGAATCGATCCGGCACATGCTGGAGATCGACCTCGACGGCCAGGAGCACTGCGACCTGGCCGCGGCCAAGGTGTTCGAAGGCATGGGCATCTACGCGCCGACGCTGGGCATCATCGGCGCGGTGCTGGGCCTGATCGCGGTGATGAAGAACCTCGCCGACCCGAGCAAGCTCGGCCACGGCATCGCCGCCGCGTTCACCGCCACCATCTACGGCATCGCCTCGGCCAACCTGCTGTTCCTGCCGATGGCCAGCAAGCTCAAGAGCGTGATCAAGCACAGCAGCGGCGAGCGCGAAATGGTCATCGAAGGGCTCATCGCCATCGCCCAGGGCGAGAACCCGCGCAACATCGAATCGAAACTGGCCGGCTTCTTGCATTGACCCGACCACTATGGCCCGCAAGCACCAGCACGAAGATCACGTCAACCACGAGGCATGGGCCATCCCCTATGCCGACCTGATGACGTTGCTGCTCGCCTTCTTCGTGGTGATGTACGCGCTGTCCACGGTCAACGAGGCCAAGTACCGGGTCATGGCCGACGCGATGAGCACCGCCTTCGGCGGCGCGCCGCGGACCATGAGCCCGGTGCAGGTCGGCGAGCGCCTGATGCAGGGCCAGGGCGGCGCGCGCCCGACCCCGATCAAGTCCAGCCCGGCGCTGTCCCTGCCCGACCCGAACCGGCTGCCGTCGGCCTCGCCGCTGCGCGCGGCCAGCGCATTGCGCGACGAGGAACAGCTGCGGCGCGCGCAGCGCCAGCTCGACGGCATCGCCGACCGGCTCGGCGCCGCGCTGGCGCCGCTGATCGACAAGAAACTGATCAGCGTGCGCCACGCCGGGCTGTGGATCGAGGTGGAGATCAACAGCGACATCCTGTTCGGCTCCGGCTCCGCGTCGCTGGACCAGAGCGCCCGCGCCACCCTGGCGCAGCTGGCGCAGGTGCTGGTGCCGGTGCCCAACGGCGTGCGCGTGGAGGGCTATACCGACAACAGCCCGATCGCCACCTTGCAGTTCCCGTCCAACTGGGAGCTGTCGGCGGCGCGCGCGGCCAGCGTGGTGCACCTGTTCGCCGACCAGGGCCTGCAGCCGTCGCGGCTGTCGATGATCGGCTACGGCGAGTTCCGCCCGCGCGCCGACAACGACACCCAGGCCGGCCGCAACGCCAACCGCCGCGTGGTGCTGGTGATCCTGGCCGATGCCGGCGGCGCCGAAGCCAACGGCATCGACAGCGGGCGCAGCGCGGCACCCATCACCGCGGCCGCCGCCCCGGCGCCGCAGGACCGATTCAGCAATGCCGGCACCGCGCCGGCGACCCCGACCTACCCCGCCGCGGCGGCTGCCGGCACTGCCGGCGCGCCCCGCGCCGTACCTGCCGCAATTGAAGGAGTGAACTGATGCGCATCTGGGCGATTGCCAACCAGAAGGGTGGCGTGGGCAAGACCACGACCACGCTGGCGCTGGGCCGTGGCCTGGCCATGCTCGGCCACCGGGTGCTGATGCTGGATCTCGATCCGCACGCCTCGCTGACCCGCGCCTTCGACGTGCCGCAGGACCCGCCGCCGAGCGGCGTGCTCGACCTGTTCTCGACCCCGCCGGGCGAACTGGCGGCGCTGGCCCGCGACAGCGCCATCGAGCGCCTGAGCTACGTCTGCGGGCAGACCGCGCTGGCCACGCTGGAGCGGCGCAGCGCCAACCAGCCCGGGCTCGGCCTGGCGCTGCAGCAGGCCATGGCCCGCCACGTCGGCCAGCACGACTACATCCTGCTCGACTGCCCGCCGACCCTGGGCCTGCTGATGATCAACGCACTGGCCGCGGCCGACCGGGTGATCATCCCGACCCAGGCCGAGCCGCTGGCGCTGCACGGCCTGGCCAGCATGGTCCGCACCGTGGACATGGTCGAGCGCTCGCGCCGGCGCCCCCTGCCCACCTCGATCCTGCCGACGCTGTTCGACAAGCGCACCCGCGCCGGCAACGAGACCCTGCGGCAGATGCAGGACAGCTACGGCGAGCGGGTCTGGGAAGACGCGATCCCGGTCGACACCAAGATCTGCAACGTCAAGGCCTTGACGGTCGCCGGCGTGCCCGGCGACTACCCCGGCCGCGGCCTGGCCGCCTACCGCCGCGCGCTGGAATGGCTGGTCGCCAGCGACGCCACCCCGATGGAGCAGGCCGCATGAACACGCCCGGGGTCATCGACGACTATCTGGAAGGCCTGCTGCACGACGTGATCGCCGAGGAGCAGAACGAACGGCAGGCAACGCTCGCCGCCGCCAGCGCGACGGTGCCGGCGGCGCCTGTCGCCGAGCCAGCCGTACCCGCCGGCCCGACCCCGGAACAGATCGCGGCCGCGGTGCTGGCCGAAGCCGATTCCGACCCGGCCCTGGCCGGCATCATGTCGCAGCAGG
The Xanthomonas sp. AM6 DNA segment above includes these coding regions:
- the motD gene encoding flagellar motor protein MotD, translated to MARKHQHEDHVNHEAWAIPYADLMTLLLAFFVVMYALSTVNEAKYRVMADAMSTAFGGAPRTMSPVQVGERLMQGQGGARPTPIKSSPALSLPDPNRLPSASPLRAASALRDEEQLRRAQRQLDGIADRLGAALAPLIDKKLISVRHAGLWIEVEINSDILFGSGSASLDQSARATLAQLAQVLVPVPNGVRVEGYTDNSPIATLQFPSNWELSAARAASVVHLFADQGLQPSRLSMIGYGEFRPRADNDTQAGRNANRRVVLVILADAGGAEANGIDSGRSAAPITAAAAPAPQDRFSNAGTAPATPTYPAAAAAGTAGAPRAVPAAIEGVN
- a CDS encoding flagellar motor protein — its product is MDKLSLIGLLLAIASLVGGSILKGAGISALWSPAAFVIVIVGTVAAILVHTPPAVFKRAFQIAKWILHPPASDRQALLQQIVEWSNIARRQGLLGLENQVQHQSDPFVRKGLQMLVDGVEPESIRHMLEIDLDGQEHCDLAAAKVFEGMGIYAPTLGIIGAVLGLIAVMKNLADPSKLGHGIAAAFTATIYGIASANLLFLPMASKLKSVIKHSSGEREMVIEGLIAIAQGENPRNIESKLAGFLH
- a CDS encoding ParA family protein; this encodes MRIWAIANQKGGVGKTTTTLALGRGLAMLGHRVLMLDLDPHASLTRAFDVPQDPPPSGVLDLFSTPPGELAALARDSAIERLSYVCGQTALATLERRSANQPGLGLALQQAMARHVGQHDYILLDCPPTLGLLMINALAAADRVIIPTQAEPLALHGLASMVRTVDMVERSRRRPLPTSILPTLFDKRTRAGNETLRQMQDSYGERVWEDAIPVDTKICNVKALTVAGVPGDYPGRGLAAYRRALEWLVASDATPMEQAA